One Silene latifolia isolate original U9 population chromosome 4, ASM4854445v1, whole genome shotgun sequence DNA segment encodes these proteins:
- the LOC141651930 gene encoding uncharacterized protein LOC141651930: MERPRSQEIPLVGEFEDVFPEELPRLPPPREVEFGVDLKPGAGPISKALYRMGPKELEELKKKLWKLADKGYIRPSVSLWGAPVLFVKKKDGTMRLCIDYRELNSVTVKNRYPLPRIDDLFDQLSGAGSYEENYPTHDLELGAVVFALNIWRHYFNGAIFKVFSDHKSLKYIYTQKELNKRQRRWIELIGDYDMEIVYYEGNASVVADALSRKSVHSLCTALSMLRLKEEVKKMDIHMIRKGEAIIDLTLEPELYDELWEKQTSDVKIQEWK; this comes from the exons ATGGAAAGACCGCGATCTCAAGAAATACCGTTAGTGGGGGAATTTGAGGATGTATTTCCGGAGGAATTGCCCAGATTACCTCCACCAAGGGAAGTAGAGTTCGGGGTGGACTTGAAACCGGGAGcaggaccaatctctaaggccctgtACCGGATGGGTCCAAAGGAGTTAGAGGAATTGAAGAAGAAACTTTGGAAATTGGcggataagggatacattagacctagtgtttcACTATGGGGAGCACCGGTtttatttgtgaagaagaaggacGGGACTATGAGGTTATGTATCGATTATCGGGAGTTGAATAGCGTCACCGTCAAGAACAGGTATCCATTACCAAGAATTGACGATCTATTTGACCAACTTAGTGGAGCTGGT tcctatgaggagaattacccgacacatgatctagagttgggagcCGTTGTCTTTGCCTTGAATATTTGGAGGCACTACTTTAATGGAGCGAtctttaaggtgttttccgatcacaagagttTGAAATACATCTacacccaaaaggagttgaacaagaGACAAAGAAGATGGATTGAGctcattggggattatgacatggaaatagtATACTATGAAGGGAATGCTAGCGTGGTGgccgatgccttgagtaggaagtcgGTGCACTCCTTGTGTACCGCCTTGTCCATGCTAAGATTAAAGGAAGAAGTGAAGAAGATGGACATTCATATGATACGAAAAGGGGAGGCAATCATAGACTTAACTTTAGAACCCGAGTTGTACGATGAACTTTGGGAGAAGCAAACAAGTGATGTGAAGATCCAAGAGTGGAAATGA